The Pedobacter ginsengisoli region TCCATTAAACAAGGCAAATTCGAGACCTAGATCATATGAACTTGTTTTTTCCCAGGTTATATCAGGATTTGGAAATCTTCCTTGTGCTATCCCAAGCTCGTAATTGTCACCAAACATATATGACGACCCTGGATAATAATTGTTTTGCCATTGATAAGCGGCTATACTTCCATCAGTAGTACCGTCATTACCTGTTGTACCATAAGAAGCTCTTAATTTTAGTTCACTAATAAAATCCACATTAAAGAACATTTCTTTTGAAATGCGCCAGGCGGCAGATGCTGAGGGAAAAAATCCGAAACGATGGCCTGGTTCAAATAAATAAGATCCATCTTCTCTAAAGGAAAACTCAGTAATATATTTGGAATCATATTCATAGTGTATTCTACCAACCCACCCTAACCTTGAATTTGCGCCCTCACTACCACTAAAGTATCTGTCAGTAGCATCAGGTGAGGCCACAAGTATCTGATCTATATCGCTTGAAATCAGTCGACCTGCAGAGCCCGACAATATTTTTGAATTTCCTTCACTTTGCTCATATATTAAGTTCGCTGAAATAGCATTTTGACCAAAGGTCCTGCTATAATTCAAAAACCAGTTTAATTGGTATGAATTCGCAAAGTTTACATTTTCAACTATTGATTCTAACGCATTACTTAAATTATGAATGTTTGGATTCTCCATATCCAGGCCAACGGGCAAATAATTCCTTGCACTTACCCCATCAGTTTTAAACTTAATAGGATAGGATTTATTGAATTTGATAAAAGACTTATTATTTCGGGTTTTAACATTATAGTTACCCATAACTCTGGTACTTAAACCGGGAACGAAGGGTATTTTTAAATCGATATTCAAAATACCATTCAGGTTATTATATATTGTTTTACGATAGCCAGCATTATAAATTGTTTCTACCGGATTCCATCCTCCACTGCCTATTGCGGGGAATCCTTTCGGATCTAACCTATCAGTGGTAGTACCATCAAGCGTAGCATAAAAAGGAAAAAGCCTGGACCAATTGAAAGTAGTCCGATAAAAATCTTGGACCGTTTGACTTTCCTCTAGATCGTAAGGCCAGTAAAACCGATCAAGGGCTCGCCTGTAACCATTCAGATTCAACCCTATTTTTAAATTTCTGGAAATGACAGCATCTACCTTGCTTCTAAAATTGTATCTGTTATAATCGGTATTTTCAAAAGAACCATTTGCCTTGTTAAAACCAGCCAGCATAAAATATTGAATCTCCTCACTTCCCCCAGAGACAGTTAGATCGTGCTGCTGGGAGGTGGGATTTCGCCATATATAATCCATTAGTTCATATGATTTATCTTTATAATAATCAAAAGCTGCTTGACCATAAGGTAAAGTACCAATTGATTGTCCAGCAATTTCTTGCTGATGTATATACTGATTGTTTTTATAGATCAATTCATCTGTTGCGCTATATCCCGGAATAGGTTTGGTTGTACGATCTGTAGTAAAATAAGTCTTCACTGTAAATTCAGCTTTTTGATTAACTCCTCCTGACCTTGTTTTCACTAACAACACGCCATTTGCCGCTCTTGAGCCATAAATTGCGGCTGTCCCTGCATCTTTTAACAAGGCAATAGATTCCACCTCATTTGGATCTAAAACATCAAAATCAGTTCTGGAAGCAATAACATTGTCAATTACCACCAGAGGATAGGTTCCCCCGGTTCCTGAACCAACTCCACGAACCAATATATTCGAGTTTGCGCCTACAAACCCTGAATTGTTAACAATCTGTGCCCCAGGCAATCGGCCTGCAAGTAAATTAGATAGACTTGAAGTTGGAATGGTTTGAATATCTTTTGCATCTAAAGTTGAAACTGCACCGGTAATACTTGTTTTTTTTTGCGTCCCATAGCCTACTGCAACTTCAACAGCCTCAAGATCATTTGGTTTCAAGGACAAGCTAACTTGCATATCCTCGGCAACATTAACCTGTTTTGTATTGTAACCCACAAATGAGATGAAGAGCTCTTTTTCTTGATCAAGCACTTCGATAGAAAAATTTCCAGCTGAGTCAGAAATTGTTTTTTTTTGTGTTCCTTTTACCTGAATGGTTGCACCAGCTAATGGCCTCTCTTTTTCATCAAGAACAATTCCCCTTACATCAATGGAGGTTGACGTAGATTTAGGACCAAATGTCATTACGTCCTGTTCCCGAAGAACAATAGTTTTATCTTTAATGGTATAAGTTAATTGTTGATTTTTTAAGCTTATTTTAAGCACATTTTCAAGTGGGGTATCATGAAAATCTGCATCAAAAGGAGTTATATTCTTTAATTTTTTCTCTGACCAGATAGTTCCATACCCTGTTTGTTTGTAGATCTCATCGAAGAGTTCAGATAATGATGTGTTTTTTTTTACATACGTAATACGTTGAGAAAAGCCTGTCGCAGAAATGAGCAACATACCAATGATTAAAAGAATAACATTTAACCTCATTGTCAACAATATTTTAAGCATGTAGCTAATTAATTTTTCATTGTTTATTCTTAATAATGATGGTTCTTCCTTTAAGTTCAAACGATGCTTCTCCTGTAAGTTCAAGCATTTCCAAAACCTTAGAAACACTTACATACTTTGTCATTACTCCCCCAAATTCAATAGTTTTAAGTGAAGAAGACTGGAACTCTACATCAACATCATACCATCTTGAAACTTTCCTCATAATACTTTCAAGAGTTTCTGTCCTAAATCTGAAATAGCCGTTTTTCCAGGCTATTATATTTTCTACATCAACAGTCATAATTTTCATCACTCCATTTTCGTTGATGGCCTGTTGTTTTGGTTTTAATAAAGTACCATTTACATCAACACTTCCTTCAAGAAGAGTCGTTCTCGTTCCTAA contains the following coding sequences:
- a CDS encoding SusC/RagA family TonB-linked outer membrane protein; the protein is MRLNVILLIIGMLLISATGFSQRITYVKKNTSLSELFDEIYKQTGYGTIWSEKKLKNITPFDADFHDTPLENVLKISLKNQQLTYTIKDKTIVLREQDVMTFGPKSTSTSIDVRGIVLDEKERPLAGATIQVKGTQKKTISDSAGNFSIEVLDQEKELFISFVGYNTKQVNVAEDMQVSLSLKPNDLEAVEVAVGYGTQKKTSITGAVSTLDAKDIQTIPTSSLSNLLAGRLPGAQIVNNSGFVGANSNILVRGVGSGTGGTYPLVVIDNVIASRTDFDVLDPNEVESIALLKDAGTAAIYGSRAANGVLLVKTRSGGVNQKAEFTVKTYFTTDRTTKPIPGYSATDELIYKNNQYIHQQEIAGQSIGTLPYGQAAFDYYKDKSYELMDYIWRNPTSQQHDLTVSGGSEEIQYFMLAGFNKANGSFENTDYNRYNFRSKVDAVISRNLKIGLNLNGYRRALDRFYWPYDLEESQTVQDFYRTTFNWSRLFPFYATLDGTTTDRLDPKGFPAIGSGGWNPVETIYNAGYRKTIYNNLNGILNIDLKIPFVPGLSTRVMGNYNVKTRNNKSFIKFNKSYPIKFKTDGVSARNYLPVGLDMENPNIHNLSNALESIVENVNFANSYQLNWFLNYSRTFGQNAISANLIYEQSEGNSKILSGSAGRLISSDIDQILVASPDATDRYFSGSEGANSRLGWVGRIHYEYDSKYITEFSFREDGSYLFEPGHRFGFFPSASAAWRISKEMFFNVDFISELKLRASYGTTGNDGTTDGSIAAYQWQNNYYPGSSYMFGDNYELGIAQGRFPNPDITWEKTSSYDLGLEFALFNGQLYGVFDYFKRRISDIFQTRVQTLPGTLGAVLPQVNYAKKDVNGFDFSLQYHTKAGGISYLIGANIGYAKDKWVVYDEPAIVQGTWRSQVGQPTNRLNGYISEGIIRDQSIVDELKAKGFKQFGRDPMIGALLFKDIRGVNYSEGPDGKIDANDRTYLSNNQIPRVNYGINLSAEWRAIKVDILLQGVSAYDKIVTTANTPDGGVFQFDRPYFGLWTDAWSRENPNGKYPKIIDWGYEELGFAPSSFWIGNGAYLRLKNVNISYSLPQKWINKIGIKQAQAFFTATNLLTLSAFKTYDPEQLALDSYPIMKGFTGGLNIVF